The following coding sequences lie in one Danio rerio strain Tuebingen ecotype United States chromosome 3, GRCz12tu, whole genome shotgun sequence genomic window:
- the rai1 gene encoding retinoic acid-induced protein 1 isoform X1 produces MQSFRERSGFHSNQHCYQQEPQELPRLESYRHHYSQSRQGYEPHALASAGMSTAGSKDCYGQQNYPVYTSATQTKKPYRGGKTPNQHLQAGYSNHMGTGYTAQYMSEGHLQQKWDESAQMTQFEQDMVGRLESGSSQYLEQNMLAISQSQCHLPAQSSAPVYTSPHQQGIPPNPAPSPLMYPQGHMHFPQHSQTSSSPSSAYMDKCNTVSHGYKGYGIPPNAQYGRQLSNHSSLKQSGYRPQNNYGYQQTPSRSGFEQGSLQGMSGTQESLQKFQHYNQTQQNYCITDISVRSPEQYYQTCSPSSSHSPARSVGRSPSYNSTPSPLMANADSFQYGQPPINPGASSSTGLQNEQNMLMPPHTHSSSSVNQTQSFSGSMKERFSEKLLTNPSLWSLNALTSQVENISNNVQQLLLSEALMASKKTSKRNHPKKGEDYRGQLKGMDESCPENQHGPSPSDAYSIPRSMTAELQEGGYSSSTEDQMERNYYYFGQEKGQGHTQTHSRLSLDTVSTCSLNSADDVSVRSGDSVRSLQSVASEDNLNCDPRVQRALSEEEPNSSLCCIRDERSPIGVTAPSPMKQESDSPPDIKRSESTQKENFEESAWTERMADEDKTEQSKPSAEHDCKGEVTEKQEKWLEDEKGPALFQKINKTVLEEGYSYETEENIYQGLQNKYDSEKENTTEIDCFAELNHKCDEDTEIKTEHFKSEPQTSVEMPTEDSPSNSATELCLPEKEEHSSSENSVETPTCTLEGPADTLEEQTSVLSHTSTEVGDEKDSILTSSEEVINNKTESQESFPDVCGTYEEAENMQQVNTETAESIAQDTPHRDSERRSVICDIAPQTHTAKSDFSALNEKTTPLAQARDHHIDCSDAKVLEPDSPQLPGKSILHSAPSWADTPPSPKKADEDMEPGISCPSAVTPSAKPEAFTPSSHTRMFGKKHVRGRRRPMSSTAGIRRQLSIEGDTQTPNIPSSKTTDIVDQMETAHQNVSSQTPKLVTESLPSRMCTRSYGSQGSPKVSPQDRRKPGAKPAPKPSSKIAVKPGPKSNPKPAPKHSPKSITKPGSKSVPKSEVMPSVKPGPKPGLKSTGSKESPKPCPKSGPKSATKSGPKTASKPASKPGSVPGEILAPKSNQNTAESKPIVASVAKGPGRPKGISKNKQMKMKQDENVQTTTEHTKDTHCTQELNLQDVTTELALDTIVGVVDTTKGETVAPTLECTLDSSCLKSLGREQKSMVLRSRKQTKEKLTEEKEQNDDKSTKTPSAMVMQDVTVDQSCKTEPSNLELPKQKDVSTDSLQQPDEEVVSTKRKCSLPTSETKKRKKGRQDEVKAQDSPLDIVHIPKGKRKRGQRLLVESVSTTLTTDTLPTDDISDVPSVPPQCPTKTKYLPPRKGRGLKYEAMVQKITSPGSKKQPVSNQADIALEESTLKPVPQVPDQKETTNAPEMPQKEGESTISTQEPENTEIQTPRKKRRKWATVESSDAPDVSLDGGSLIINTPRLAKQRAIKNNHEMHLKQRKKRRKGTEPQENIPIVEQPESTQTEVLPTSPPPPETLEQTECKEPPNEVCVPLMKPKRGRRPSLKKKQEELSKSQKEDENAIEKKKKTGPKKKCVDAVKVVVKRPKIKTNELSPTVQGTLSDLRPDLSDGKSSFRPYVHIDSSMDIASSCTIVNRPEEEQMLAQAKTKSVPNIKNQAAKTGSNSSVMLQGPLVNKSLSDRCLTCCLCGKPANYRELGDLCGPYYPEDCIPRKTLSLTHRSEFRQNSNCANETESSSIVKNTQSVCEEGIHQEKANEGHSRRSKRAIRELSRTRPSSRMRFKRLLILQSRLSGASPPAGVEGIETSLQRLQMEAEEKEHWAHEACAVWTTGIVLVADKLFGLTEAVQKAAHAKCSGCQGEGASVCCGWKSCTQSYHYICAKESGCTFEEETFSIRCPKHKEM; encoded by the exons ATGCAGTCCTTCAGAGAGCGGAGTGGTTTCCATAGCAACCAGCACTGCTACCAGCAGGAACCCCAAGAATTACCGCGCCTCGAGAGCTACAGACATCATTACAGCCAGTCCAGACAGGGCTACGAGCCACACGCTTTAGCTTCTGCCGGGATGTCAACAGCGGGATCTAAAGACTGTTACGGACAGCAGAACTATCCTGTCTACACCAGCGCCACACAGACTAAGAAACCATACAGAGGAGGCAAAACTCCAAACCAGCATCTACAGGCGGGCTACAGTAACCACATGGGCACCGGATACACGGCCCAGTACATGAGCGAAGGTCACCTGCAGCAGAAATGGGATGAGTCAGCTCAGATGACCCAGTTCGAGCAGGACATGGTGGGTCGTCTGGAGTCTGGGTCATCGCAGTACCTAGAGCAGAACATGCTAGCTATCTCTCAAAGTCAGTGCCATCTCCCCGCCCAGTCCTCCGCCCCAGTCTACACCAGTCCCCATCAGCAGGGAATCCCACCCAACCCGGCGCCATCTCCTTTAATGTACCCACAAGGCCACATGCATTTCCCTCAGCACTCGCAAACCTCTTCTTCACCTTCATCGGCCTATATGGACAAATGTAATACAGTGTCACATGGCTACAAAGGCTATGGGATACCACCTAACGCCCAGTATGGAAGGCAGCTGAGCAATCACAGCAGTCTAAAACAGAGTGGATACAGACCTCAGAATAATTACGGTTACCAGCAAACTCCCTCGAGGTCTGGGTTTGAGCAGGGCTCCCTGCAGGGCATGTCTGGTACACAGGAGAGCCTTCAGAAATTCCAGCACTACAATCAGACCCAGCAAAACTACTGCATAACTGATATTTCAGTAAGGTCGCCGGAACAATACTACCAGACCTGCAGTCCTAGTTCCAGTCATTCACCGGCGAGGTCTGTGGGAAGATCTCCCTCGTACAACTCCACACCATCACCCTTGATGGCGAATGCTGATTCCTTCCAGTATGGCCAGCCTCCCATCAACCCTGGGGCTTCATCATCCACAGGTTTGCAGAATGAACAAAATATGCTGATGCCCCCTCACACCCACTCATCGTCCAGTGTGAACCAGACCCAGAGCTTCTCTGGATCAATGAAAGAACGATTCTCAGAGAAGCTCCTGACCAACCCTAGTTTGTGGAGTCTCAATGCCCTAACTTCTCAGGTTGAAAACATCTCCAACAATGTCCAGCAGCTGCTGCTGTCTGAAGCTCTCATGGCGAGCAAAAAGACCAGTAAACGAAACCATCCTAAAAAGGGAGAAGATTACAGAGGTCAACTGAAAGGTATGGATGAGTCTTGTCCTGAAAATCAACATGGTCCTTCTCCGTCTGATGCTTACAGCATTCCCAGGTCCATGACAGCAGAACTGCAGGAGGGAGGATACTCCAGCAGCACCGAGGACCAGATGGAAAGgaactattattattttggtcAGGAAAAGGGTCAAGGACATACCCAGACACACTCCCGTCTCAGCCTTGACACAGTGTCCACATGCTCCTTAAACTCGGCTGACGATGTCTCCGTTAGGTCAGGAGACTCAGTTCGAAGTCTCCAGAGTGTAGCCTCGGAGGATAATCTTAACTGTGACCCCAGAGTACAAAGGGCACTGTCTGAAGAGGAGCCCAATAGCTCTCTCTGCTGCATTAGAGATGAGAGGTCTCCCATCGGCGTAACAGCTCCAAGTCCTATGAAACAAGAGAGTGATTCACCACCAGACATAAAACGTTCAGAGAGCACTCAAAAGGAGAACTTTGAGGAGTCAGCATGGACCGAGAGGATGGCTGATGAGGACAAAACCGAACAAAGCAAGCCGTCTGCTGAGCATGATTGCAAAGGAGAGGTCACTGAAAAACAAGAGAAGTGGCTGGAGGATGAGAAAGGTCCTGCTctttttcagaaaataaataaaaccgtGCTGGAGGAAGGTTACTCCTATGAAACGGAAGAGAATATCTACCAAGGGCTACAAAACAAATATGATTCGGAGAAAGAAAACACGACGGAGATAGACTGCTTTGCTGAACTCAATCACAAATGTGACGAAGACACAGAGATAAAGACAGAGCATTTTAAATCAGAGCCACAAACCAGTGTTGAAATGCCAACGGAAGACTCTCCCAGCAATTCAGCCACTGAACTGTGTTTGCCAGAGAAAGAAGAACACTCAAGCAGTGAGAATTCAGTAGAGACCCCAACATGCACCCTTGAGGGACCTGCGGACACCCTTGAGGAGCAGACTTCTGTCCTCTCTCATACGTCCACTGAGGTAGGAGATGAAAAGGATTCAATTCTGACAAGCTCAGAGGAGGTCATCAATAATAAAACAGAGTCACAGGAGTCTTTTCCAGACGTCTGTGGCACATATGAGGAGGCGGAAAACATGCAACAAGTAAACACAGAAACTGCAGAAAGCATTGCCCAGGACACACCACACAGAGACAGCGAAAGGAGGTCAGTCATATGTGACATTGCACCTCAGACTCACACTGCCAAGAGTGACTTCTCAGCTCTCAATGAGAAAACAACACCTTTGGCTCAGGCAAGGGATCATCACATCGATTGTAGTGATGCAAAGGTGCTGGAGCCTGACTCTCCTCAGTTGCCAGGCAAGTCGATACTGCACTCTGCACCATCTTGGGCTGACACTCCACCCTCTCCCAAGAAAGCGGACGAGGATATGGAGCCAGGAATAAGCTGTCCCAGTGCAGTGACTCCCTCAGCCAAACCAGAGGCTTTTACGCCATCTTCACATACAAGAATGTTCGGTAAGAAACATGTACGAGGCAGGAGGAGACCAATGAGCTCAACTGCAGGAATAAGAAGGCAGCTAAGTATAGAAGGAGACACTCAAACTCCCAATATACCTTCAAGCAAAACCACCGATATTGTCGATCAGATGGAAACTGCCCATCAGAATGTTAGTAGTCAAACACCAAAACTTGTTACAGAGAGTTTACCATCACGGATGTGCACTCGCTCCTACGGTTCACAAGGTAGCCCAAAGGTCTCCCCTCAAGACAGAAGGAAACCAGGTGCAAAACCTGCTCCAAAACCAAGCTCAAAAATAGCTGTCAAGCCAGGTCCAAAATCAAATCCAAAACCTGCACCAAAGCATAGTCCAAAATCAATTACAAAACCTGGTTCAAAATCAGTTCCTAAATCCGAGGTCATGCCTAGTGTAAAACCTGGCCCCAAGCCAGGTTTAAAATCCACAGGGTCCAAAGAAAGTCCAAAGCCTTGTCCTAAATCTGGCCCAAAATCTGCCACTAAATCTGGTCCAAAAACTGCTTCTAAACCCGCCTCAAAGCCTGGGTCAGTACCAGGAGAGATACTTGCTCCAAAGTCAAATCAAAACACAGCAGAGTCAAAGCCAATTGTGGCATCAGTAGCTAAAGGCCCCGGTCGACCGAAAGGAATCAGTAAGAACAAACAGATGAAGATGAAACAAGATGAAAATGTTCAAACAACTACAGAACATACCAAGGACACACACTGTACTCAAGAACTTAATTTGCAAGATGTGACCACAGAATTAGCTTTGGACACAATTGTTGGTGTTGTGGATACCACTAAAGGTGAAACCGTGGCTCCCACTTTGGAGTGTACGCTAGACAGCAGCTGCTTAAAATCATTAGGGAGAGAGCAGAAGTCTATGGTGTTAAGATCACGGAAGCAAACAAAAGAGAAACTGACTGAAGAAAAAGAACAAAACGATGATAAATCTACTAAGACACCTTCAGCAATGGTCATGCAGGATGTTACTGTGGATCAGTCGTGTAAGACTGAACCTTCAAATCTCGAATTGCCCAAGCAGAAGGATGTCTCCACAGATTCACTTCAACAGCCAGATGAAGAGGTGGTTTCCACCAAGAGAAAATGCAGTTTACCAACCTCAGAAACCAAAAAGAGGAAGAAAGGAAGGCAAGATGAAGTGAAGGCACAGGATTCTCCATTAGACATAGTCCACATTCCAAagggaaagagaaagagaggaCAACGTTTGCTTGTGGAATCAGTAAGCACTACTTTAACTACTGATACCCTTCCCACTGATGACATCAGTGACGTGCCATCTGTACCTCCTCAGTGTCCCACTAAAACCAAATATTTGCCTCCTCGGAAAGGCAGGGGACTTAAATATGAGGCAATGGTTCAGAAAATAACATCCCCAGGGTCCAAAAAGCAACCTGTAAGTAACCAAGCAGACATTGCACTAGAAGAATCCACGTTAAAACCAGTGCCGCAGGTACCAGATCAAAAGGAGACAACGAACGCCCCTGAGATGCCTCAGAAGGAGGGCGAAAGCACAATCAGTACACAAGAACCCGAAAACACAGAAATTCAAACTCCAAGGAAGAAAAGGAGAAAGTGGGCCACTGTGGAGAGCAGCGATGCTCCAGATGTAAGCCTGGATGGTGGAAGTCTGATTATCAACACACCGAGACTAGCTAAACAGAGAGCCATTAAAAACAACCACGAGATGCATCTGAAGCAGcgaaagaagagaagaaaaggcaCTGAACCTCAAGAAAACATCCCCATAGTGGAGCAACCGGAGTCTACACAGACCGAAGTCTTGCCTACATCTCCACCTCCGCCAGAAACTCTTGAACAGACAGAGTGCAAGGAGCCACCAAATGAAGTATGCGTACCACTAATGAAACCCAAACGCGGCAGGCGGCCATCACTTAAAAAGAAACAAGAGGAACTCTCGAAGAGTCAAAAAGAAGACGAAAACGCAatcgagaagaaaaaaaagactgggcccaaaaaaaagtgtgtggatgCCGTTAAAGTTGTGGTGAAGAGACCTAAGATCAAGACAAATGAACTGTCTCCAACAGTACAAGGGACATTATCAGACTTGCGCCCAGATCTAAGTGACGGAAAATCCTCCTTCAGACCATACGTACACATCGACAGCTCTATGGACATCGCATCTTCATGCACTATCGTCAACAGGCCAGAAGAAGAGCAGATGCTCGCTCAGGCTAAGACAAAGAGTGTACCTAATATCAAAAATCAAGCTGCAAAGACAGGGTCCAACTCTTCAGTAATGCTCCAGGGCCCCTTAGTTAACAAAAGCCTATCTGACAGATGTCTAACGTGCTGTTTATGTGGAAAGCCAGCTAATTACAGAGAGCTCGGGGACTTGTGTGGCCCCTATTATCCTGAGGACTGCATACCACGAAAAACGCTGTCATTAACACACAGGAGTGAATTCAGGCAAAACAGCAACTGTGCCAACGAGACGGAGAGTAGTAGCATTGTGAAAAACACACAGAGTGTGTGTGAGGAGGGCATCCATCAGGAAAAGGCAAACGAAGGGCACTCCAGGAGGAGCAAAAGGGCAATTCGGGAACTGTCGAGAACCAGGCCCAGTTCGCGAATGAGGTTTAAAAGGCTGCTGATTTTGCAGAGCAGACTTAGTGGAGCGTCTCCCCCTGCTGGTGTGGAGGGCATTGAAACAAGTCTGCAGAGATTACAGATGGAGGCCGAGGAAAAAGAGCACTGGGCTCATGAAGCGTGTGCTGTCTGGACCACTGGCATAGTCCTGGTGGCGGATAAACTCTTTGGACTGACCGAGGCTGTTCAGAAAGCTGCACATGCA AAATGCTCCGGATGCCAAGGTGAAGGAGCCTCGGTCTGCTGCGGCTGGAAGAGCTGTACTCAAAGCTACCATTATATCTGCGCCAAAGAGTCGG GCTGCACGTTTGAAGAAGAAACCTTCTCTATTCGGTGTCCGAAACACAAG